TCGCGACTACCGCGCGGCGAGCTCCGCGACGATCCCGTCACCGGGGGCGGCGTCGACGAGGTCCGCCTCGATCTCCGCGTGCTCGAGGATGCCCTCGATCTTGCGGCGACGGCTGCGCGGGACGATCGTGACGACGGTGCCCTCCTTGCCGGCACGACCCGTGCGGCCCGAGCGGTGCATGTACGCCTTGTAGTCGTCGGGCGCGTCGGCCTGCACGACGAGCGACACGTCGTCCACGTGGATGCCACGGGCGGCGACGTCGGTCGCGACGAGCACGTTCACGCGGCCGCTCGTGAGGAGCTGCAGGTTCCGCTGCCGGCGCGACTGGTTCAGATCGCCGTGGAGCGAGGTCGCGCGGATGCCGGCGTCCTCGAACTGGTCGGCGAGCCGCTCGGCGTAGGCACGGGTGCGGGCGAACACGATGGTCTTGCCGGCGCCGGCGACGAGCTCCTCGAGGAGCTGGTCCTTCTGGCGCTGCTCGACCACGAGCACGCGGTGGTCGATCGTCGACGAGGCCTGGTCCTCACCGGCGACCTCGTGGACGGACGGCTCGTGCAGGAACTGCTCGACGAGCGACGCGACCTGGGCGTCGAGCGTCGCGCTGAACAGGAGCTTCTGGGCGCGGTTGCCCTCGGGGGTGACCTCGGCCGTGGCGGAGAGGATCTCCTGCACCGGCTCGAGGAACCCGAGGTCGCACATGTGGTCGGCCTCGTCGAGCACGGAGATGACGACCTCGCTGAGGTCGAGCGTCCCCTTGTTCATGAGGTCCTGCACGCGGCCCGGGGTGCCGACGATGATGTCGACACCGCGCTCGAGCGCACCGACCTGGCGGCCGTACGGGACACCGCCGTAGATCTGCGTCGTGAAGAGGCCCACCGAGCGGGCGATCGGCTGCACGGTGCGGTCGATCTGCAGAGCGAGCTCACGGGTCGGCGCGAGGATGAGCGCACGCGGGGCGCGGCCCATCTTGCGCTTCGTGCCGCCGCCGTTCTCCATGAGCTTCTCGACGAGCGGGGCGCCGAAGGCGATGGTCTTGCCGGAGCCTGTGCGGCCACGGCCGAGCACGTCCTTGCCCGCGATCACGTCGGGGATCGTCGCTGCCTGGATCGGGAACGGGCTCGTCGCGCCGAGTTCGGCCAGGGCACGGGAGATGTTGCCGCCGATGCCGAGGTCGGCGAAGGTCACGCCCTCGACGTCGGCCGCGAGGGTCGCCTCGGCCTGGAGCTTCTCGAGCTTGACGTCGTCGGCGGGGACGAAGGGCTTGCGCTCGGTGTCGTCGCGGTCGAAGCGGCGCGGGGCGCGGTCGTCGCGGTCGAACCGGCGCGGGGCGCGGTCGTCGCGGTCGAAGTTCCGGCGCGGACGGTCGTCGGCGTCACGGCGGGGAGCGCGGTCGTCGCGGTCGAAGCGACGGGGAGCGCGGTCGTCGCGGTCGAACCGGCGGGGCGCACGGTCGTCGCGGTCGAACCGGCGCGGGGCGCGGTCGTCGTCACGGCGGGGCGCACGATCGTCGCGGTCGAAGCGACGGGGGGCACGGTCGTCACGGTCGAACCGGCGCGGGGCGCGGTCGTCGTCACGACGGGGCGCACGATCGTCGCGGTCGAACCGGCGGGGCGCGCGGTCGTCGCGGTCGAACCGGCGCGGAGCGCGGTCGTCGTCACGACGGGGCGCGCGGTCGTCACGGTCGAACCGGCGCGGGGCGCGGTCGTCGTCACGACGGGGCGCACGGTCGTCACGGTCGAAGCGACGCGGGGCGCGGTCGTCACGGTCGAAGCGACGCGGGGCGCGGTCGTCCCGGTCGAACGAACGACGCGGACGGTCGTCGTTGTCACGACGGGGCGCACGGTCGTCGCGGTCGAAGCGACGGGGAGCGCGGTCATCGCGGTCGAAGCGACGGCCACCACGGTCGTCACGCTGCGGGCGGCCCTGGCCACCGTCGCGCGGCTCCCAGTTCGGACGGCTCGGGCGCTCGCCCTGCGCCGCGCGGCCGCGACGCTCCTCGGCGTCCCAACGCTGCTTCTGCCGCGGAGCGGACGGGTCGGCGGCGCGGAAACCGCGGTGCTTGCTGCTGCGAGCGGCGGGGGTGCCGTTCGGGTGACGGACACGGTCGGAGGCGCGGTTGTCCGCGCCGCCCTTGTTGTACGGGGCCATGGCTACTTTCTCGGGGTGCAGACGTACCGCAGCGCCCGGCAGCGACATCGGCGGGGGCTTGCGTGCGGAGAGGGGGTTCTTCCCGTCGCGGATCGACGTGAATCCAGCCCTCGAGCAACACACACCCAAACGAAAACTCCGTGATCGCAATGTCACGGCGTCGAAGGCCGACCGAGTGAGTCTACGCGATCGGACCGTCGCTGGCCAGTCCACCGCCGGGCCGGGGCGGCGAGGCGGGGGTGATCCGTGCCTCCTGGACCGTTCGCGGGTCAGGACTCGGCGAGCCGCTGCCGCTGCTCGGCCACGTCGAAGTCCGCTGCGGGCCAGGTGAGCTGCATGTCCTCGAGCGTGCGGAGCAGGAGCTGCTGCACGGCGAGCCGGGCGTACCACTTGCGGTTCGCCGGGATGACGTACCAGGGGTTCGTCGCGGTCGAGGTGCGGTCGAACACCGTCTGGTACGCGTCCTGGTAGTCGTCCCAGAGCAGGCGCTCGTCGATGTCGCCGGGGTTGAACTTCCAATGCTTGTCGGGTCGGTCGAGGCGCTCACCGAGTCGTTCGCGCTGCTCGTCCTTCGAGATGTGGAGCATGACCTTGACGAGGCTCGTGCCCGACGTGGCGAGCTCGTCCTCGAAGTCGACGATGGCTCCGTAGCGGCGCTCGATCTCCTCCGGCGAGGCGAACACGCGGACCTTCTGGATGAGGACGTCCTCGTAGTGGGAGCGGTCGAAGACGCCGAGCTGGCCGGCGCCCGGGAGCTGTCGCTCGATGCGCCAGAGGAAGTCGTGCTCGCGTTCCTCGGCGTTCGGCGCCTTGAACCCGGCGTAGTGCACGCCGTTCGGGTCCACCGCGCCGACGACGTGCGAGACGATCCCGCCCTTGCCCGCGGTGTCCATCGCCTGGAGCACGAGGAGCACACGGCGCTGGTCACCGGCGGTCGAGGCGGCCCAGAGGCGCTCCTGCAGCGCGGACAGTCGGGAGGCCCCGGCGGCGAGCGCCTCGAGCCCGTCGATCTTCCGCCCCGGGAAGCCCGGGGTGCCGTCGGGGTCGACCCGGTCGAGGCGGAACCCCTCCTCGACGCGGAGCAGTGGTTCGGGGTCGGCGTTCCAGGCCTTGCGACGGCTCACGGGTCCTCCTGCGGGGTCGTCACCATCCTGGCACCGCCCGGCGGGTTCGTCCGGCGGTGGTCCTCGGGGCGGAGGAGGGGAGGGTCGGTTCCTCCCGTGGGTGGACGACGGTGCGCGGGGACCGGGTTACCGTTGATCCGATGAGGTCAGGCCGTCGCACGCTGCTCGCGCTCGTCGCCGCGGTCGTGGCGCTCGGCGCGGTCGCGTCGTGCAGCACGGACCCGGTCGGTGACGAGAACCGCACGGTGACCGCCGGACCCGTCATCTACCCGCTGTCGCTCCGGTACCACGGCATCGACGTCGTCGCCGACGTGCCGTACGGGTCGGACGCGCTGCAGCGGCTCGACGTGTGCCTGCCGGCGGACAGTGCACCGGACACCACGAGGACCCCGACGCCGACGCCGGGCGGGACGGCTTCCGCGACGCCGGACGATGTCGGGGCCGACGCGGCCGGGGACGGGAGTGCGAGTGGTGCCGGGACTGCCGCGGCCGGCGTCGCCGCTGCGGGGGCCGGGGCAACCGACGACGGGACCGGAGCCGGTGCTGGTGCTGGTGCCGGTGCCGGCGCCGGCGCCGGCGACGCTGCCGTTGCGGAGGCGGCCAGCGGCACGCGTCCCGCCGTCCTGATGATCCACGGCGGGAGCTGGTCCCACGGCGACAAGGCCACCGCCGCGTACCGATCGGTGTGCAAGTACCTGGCCTCCGAGGGCTTCGTCACGTTCAACGTCGACTACCGGCTCGCCCCGACGGACCCGTTCCCGGCCGGGCTGGACGACGTCCGACGGGCACTCGACTGGGTGTTCCGTCCGACGACGCTGTCGACCTACGACGTCGACAGCAAGCGGGTCGGGGTGTTCGGGGGCAGCGCCGGTGGGAACCTCGCGGCGATGCTGGCCGTGACGGACCACGACTCGACCGCCTACGCCGAGGGCGACCGGATCCGAGCCGTCGTCGACCTGAGCGGCCCCACGAACCTGACGACCCGTTCGACCGAGGCCGACGGCGTCTCCGCCGCGTTCCAGCGGAAGCAGTTGCTGTACCTCGGTTGCCGGACCTACTCGGACTGTCCGGCCGCGACCCGGGCGTCGCCGGAGTACCACGTGACCTCGGACACGGCGCCGTTCTTCATCGGCCACTCCACCGACGAGTTCATCCCGCTGTGGGAGTCGCAGGAGTTCGCGGCGACGCTCCGACGACATGACGTGCCGGTGACGTTCGTCGCGGTCGAGGGGTCGGCGCACTCCATCGCGCAGCTCGACGAGGCGATGAGCAAGCGCGTGGCGAGCTTCCTGCGGGAGCACCTGGACTGAGGCGCGGCCGCGCGTGGCTGGTGGCCGCCGCGGCCCCGAGTCTCGGTTCGGCGGACGTTCCTCGGGCGGTGCGGACGCGAAAGTGTCCGCGGGGCCGAGACTCGGGCACCGCACCGGCACCGGACGCACGTGCCCCGGCCGGGTGGCACCCGGAGTCGGGACTGCCGCTCGCCGCCCGCGCACCGCAGACTTCCGGGGTGACCGACACCTCGATGCGCCCTGCACACGCGACTGCCTCCCGCTGGGAGCGGCACTCCTCGCTGCAGACGTTCGCCGAGCTCCTGCTCGGTCTGTCGTTCACCGCCGCGGTCGCCTTCGGCGGGTACGCGGCCGTGACCGGACGGATGACCGTGCTGTCGCAGGGCGCCGGCGTGGTGTTCCTCGTGACGCTGACGTGCGTCCTCGTGTCGTGGTTCCGTGCCGTCGAGCGCGAGGAGGCACCCGTGGCGGCGCCGGCAGCCTCCGTCGTCGACCCGATCTCGGCGATCGACGCGGAGTACCGCCGCTAGTCCTCCCCCGCCGCGGCATCCCCCGCAGCGGCCTCACGCGCAGCGGCATCCCCCGCAGTGGCCTCACGCGCAGTGGCCTCCCCCGCCGCGGCCTCGCGCGCCGCCCGCCGGTCGGCCCGCCGCTCGAAGAGCCCCTCGACGAGGGCGTACAGCGACGGCAGCACCACGAGGGTGAGCAGCGTCGACGACACCAGCCCGCCGATGACCACGAGCGCGAGCGGCTGCGAGATGAACCCGGACCGGCCGGTCAGCCCGACGGCCATCGGGAGCAGCGCGAAGATCGTCGCCAGGGCGGTCATCAGGATCGGCCGGAGTCGTCTGGTCGCGCCCTCGATCAGGGCATCGTGCACGCGGAGCCCCCGGCGCCGGTACTGGTTGACAAGGTCGATCAGGACGATCGCGTTCGTCACCACGATGCCCACGAGCATGAGCAGGCCGATCAGTGACGCCACACCGAGCGGGATCCCCGTCACGATCTGCAGGAGCAGCGCGCCGGTGACCGCGAACGGCACCGACACGAGCAGCAGCAGCGGCTGCCGCAGGCTCCGGAACGTCGCGACCATGATCACGTAGACGATCAGGACCGCGACGAGCATGGCCAACAGGAGCTGGCTGAACGCCGACGACTGGCTCGAGGCGACACCGCCGATCTCGGCGGATGCGCCACGAGGCAGGTCGAGCGCGTCGACGGCCGCGGTCACGTTCTGCACGGCGGCACCGAGGTTCGTCGAGTCCGGGGTCACCGTGATCGTGGCCGTCCGGACGGCGTTCGACGTCGTGATGGACGTCGGCCCCTCGGACTGCTCGACGGTCGCCAGGTCGGACAGCGGCACCGACCCGGTCGAAGTTGGGATCGACAGCGATCGCAGTGCTGCGACGGTCGTCGGGGGCTCGGGGTCGGCGATGTACACGTCGAGCGTCGCGTCGTCGATCTCGATCGTGCCGGTGTCGCGGGGCGAGACCGCCGCGGCGACGATCCCGCCGACCTGCGTCTCGGTCAGCCCGCGCTCGGCGGCCGCCTGCCGGTCGACCCGGACGGCGAGGTACGGCTCGGACGCCGACAGGTTGCTCGTCGCGCCGGTCGTGCCGTCGACCTTCCGCATCTCGCGCAGCACCGACGCCGCCGCGGTCCGGAGCTCTGCCTGGGTCGGCGCGGTGACGTCGACCTCGATGTCGCTCGAGCCGCCGAAGCCGCCACCGGCCGACGAGAGGCTGACCTCGCCGACGCCGTCGATGCGGTCGATGCGGTCGATGCGGTCGCGCGCGGTCGACTGGATGGTGGTCTGGTCGTCGCCGGCGTCCGTCGTGACGTTGTACTGCACGGAGGCCGACGCCCCGCCCCCGAAGGCCGCCTGGATCGACTGCCCGCTCGTCCCGATGGTGGTCTGCACGGTCTGCACACCCTGGACACCGCGGAGCACGCGCTCCACCTCCTGCGCCGCGTCGGACTGCTCGTCGAGGCTCGTCCCCGGCTCGAGGTCCTGCGTGACCGTGAAGGTGTTCTGCCCCGAGTCGCCGAGGTAGTTCGTCTTGACGAACGGCACGGCGGCCGCGGTGCCGCCGAGCACGAGGACCGCCAGGACCACCACGAGCGCCGGCCGACCGATGGCCCAGCGGAGCACGGGCTGGTACCCGCGCCGGAGCCGGTCGGACGTGCCGGCGTCGTGCAGGTCCTCGGCGGACGACAGCGCGGTGGTCGCAGCGGACCCGTCGGCAGCAGCGCCACCGGCAGCGGCGCCACCAGCGGCGGCGCCACCAGCGGCGGCGCCACCGGCGACGGTGCCACCGGCGGCGGCAGGCGTCCGGAGGAACCAGTACGCGAGCACCGGGACGATCGTCAGCGACACCAGCAACGAGGCCACGAGCGCCATCGTCACGGTCAGGGCGAACGGCCGGAACAGCTCGCCGACGAGCTCCGCGACGAACGCGACCGGCAGGAAGACGGCGACGGTGGTCAGGGTCGACGCAGTGACG
The sequence above is a segment of the Curtobacterium sp. BH-2-1-1 genome. Coding sequences within it:
- a CDS encoding DEAD/DEAH box helicase, translating into MAPYNKGGADNRASDRVRHPNGTPAARSSKHRGFRAADPSAPRQKQRWDAEERRGRAAQGERPSRPNWEPRDGGQGRPQRDDRGGRRFDRDDRAPRRFDRDDRAPRRDNDDRPRRSFDRDDRAPRRFDRDDRAPRRFDRDDRAPRRDDDRAPRRFDRDDRAPRRDDDRAPRRFDRDDRAPRRFDRDDRAPRRDDDRAPRRFDRDDRAPRRFDRDDRAPRRDDDRAPRRFDRDDRAPRRFDRDDRAPRRFDRDDRAPRRDADDRPRRNFDRDDRAPRRFDRDDRAPRRFDRDDTERKPFVPADDVKLEKLQAEATLAADVEGVTFADLGIGGNISRALAELGATSPFPIQAATIPDVIAGKDVLGRGRTGSGKTIAFGAPLVEKLMENGGGTKRKMGRAPRALILAPTRELALQIDRTVQPIARSVGLFTTQIYGGVPYGRQVGALERGVDIIVGTPGRVQDLMNKGTLDLSEVVISVLDEADHMCDLGFLEPVQEILSATAEVTPEGNRAQKLLFSATLDAQVASLVEQFLHEPSVHEVAGEDQASSTIDHRVLVVEQRQKDQLLEELVAGAGKTIVFARTRAYAERLADQFEDAGIRATSLHGDLNQSRRQRNLQLLTSGRVNVLVATDVAARGIHVDDVSLVVQADAPDDYKAYMHRSGRTGRAGKEGTVVTIVPRSRRRKIEGILEHAEIEADLVDAAPGDGIVAELAAR
- a CDS encoding PPK2 family polyphosphate kinase, with translation MSRRKAWNADPEPLLRVEEGFRLDRVDPDGTPGFPGRKIDGLEALAAGASRLSALQERLWAASTAGDQRRVLLVLQAMDTAGKGGIVSHVVGAVDPNGVHYAGFKAPNAEEREHDFLWRIERQLPGAGQLGVFDRSHYEDVLIQKVRVFASPEEIERRYGAIVDFEDELATSGTSLVKVMLHISKDEQRERLGERLDRPDKHWKFNPGDIDERLLWDDYQDAYQTVFDRTSTATNPWYVIPANRKWYARLAVQQLLLRTLEDMQLTWPAADFDVAEQRQRLAES
- a CDS encoding alpha/beta hydrolase, with the protein product MRSGRRTLLALVAAVVALGAVASCSTDPVGDENRTVTAGPVIYPLSLRYHGIDVVADVPYGSDALQRLDVCLPADSAPDTTRTPTPTPGGTASATPDDVGADAAGDGSASGAGTAAAGVAAAGAGATDDGTGAGAGAGAGAGAGAGDAAVAEAASGTRPAVLMIHGGSWSHGDKATAAYRSVCKYLASEGFVTFNVDYRLAPTDPFPAGLDDVRRALDWVFRPTTLSTYDVDSKRVGVFGGSAGGNLAAMLAVTDHDSTAYAEGDRIRAVVDLSGPTNLTTRSTEADGVSAAFQRKQLLYLGCRTYSDCPAATRASPEYHVTSDTAPFFIGHSTDEFIPLWESQEFAATLRRHDVPVTFVAVEGSAHSIAQLDEAMSKRVASFLREHLD
- a CDS encoding efflux RND transporter permease subunit → MHLLSVFSLRNRALIALVTVVVAVFGGIALTSLKQELIPSVQFPQVAIVSAYPGATPEVVSNDVSTKIEQAIQVVPNLESTTATSSTGQSVVSASFDYGSNLASAEDKIQTAVNALSLPDTVQTQIVTGSFDDLPVLQLAVTGKGDQEQLVDRLNATAIPDIEKLDGVRQADVFGNPGRRVVITPDTDELASRGLSTQSIADALDDNGTLVPGGTITQDGTTLSVQTGERIASIKDIEGLPLTAASSGGSSSEAGSSGSSSSGGAADAGAGATAGAGATGAVDATSGTAASSAAGAGSASSATAGGSTAGTAATTPTTIGDVAKVAIEESPRTSISRVNGETALTIAITKTQEANTVDVSKTVRDALPGIEAKVAGDPRFTVVFDQAPYIQQSIDSLAEEGLLGLGFAVVVILLFLLSVRSTIVTAISIPTSVLLAAIGMRATGYTLNVITLAALTIAIGRVVDDSIVVIENIKRHLQPGVDRTRAVLDAVREVAGAVTASTLTTVAVFLPVAFVAELVGELFRPFALTVTMALVASLLVSLTIVPVLAYWFLRTPAAAGGTVAGGAAAGGAAAGGAAAGGAAADGSAATTALSSAEDLHDAGTSDRLRRGYQPVLRWAIGRPALVVVLAVLVLGGTAAAVPFVKTNYLGDSGQNTFTVTQDLEPGTSLDEQSDAAQEVERVLRGVQGVQTVQTTIGTSGQSIQAAFGGGASASVQYNVTTDAGDDQTTIQSTARDRIDRIDRIDGVGEVSLSSAGGGFGGSSDIEVDVTAPTQAELRTAAASVLREMRKVDGTTGATSNLSASEPYLAVRVDRQAAAERGLTETQVGGIVAAAVSPRDTGTIEIDDATLDVYIADPEPPTTVAALRSLSIPTSTGSVPLSDLATVEQSEGPTSITTSNAVRTATITVTPDSTNLGAAVQNVTAAVDALDLPRGASAEIGGVASSQSSAFSQLLLAMLVAVLIVYVIMVATFRSLRQPLLLLVSVPFAVTGALLLQIVTGIPLGVASLIGLLMLVGIVVTNAIVLIDLVNQYRRRGLRVHDALIEGATRRLRPILMTALATIFALLPMAVGLTGRSGFISQPLALVVIGGLVSSTLLTLVVLPSLYALVEGLFERRADRRAAREAAAGEATAREATAGDAAAREAAAGDAAAGED